Within Coffea arabica cultivar ET-39 chromosome 4e, Coffea Arabica ET-39 HiFi, whole genome shotgun sequence, the genomic segment TTGATTTGCGTTCTAATTAATACATTCGTCAGATTGAAAACGTAAAATCAAGTTTGGTACAGACTTGTGTTTATATGTTTAAGGGCAGTGAAAGAAGGACAGATGACACTGAAATTTCCAGAGCTCTCGCCTTTAGGTGCAATAGTTTTGCGtggcaaaattttccagaaaaatgAGACGAAAGATATAActgagaaaaaacaaaagagtacctttgtttttaattatttagCAGGGAAGGAGTGCAATTTAAAGAGTAAGAAAAGTGgagatttaaataaaaaaattttaattcctcACATCTCAACTTATCTGAAGAGAATTAAAAGAGCAATAAAGTAATAATCTCTTTGTTTGGTTGgacaaattttttgttttataatcatattacttatatttgaaatttttaaatacaatttttttataaataagaaattttaaattcaaaatctcCTATAAGTGAGTACTGTTTCTTAATTAGTGGAAGTGAAAGGGGCAGAGTATGAAAGTGTAATGCTCAATTTATCCGAATTATGAATTAGACAAAAAACTAAGACTGATGAACTTAACCCGCTGCATAAATAGTCAAGTGCATGTACGCTTTCTTTTTAGCCTTCACAAATTCTGATAAACTCCAAAACTAAAAACCCAAATCTGATGACGTCAATAAAAATTGTTGATACGTATGACCGGACGGCTGGCAATTGTGGTGAAAGTCCGAATAATGCAGCGTAAAGTAACACCTGAAtaggtttgaaaaaaaaaaaaaaaaaaaaaaaaaggtaacacCTGAATATCTCCAAAAGAGTGAGTGCACACTGCAGACCCGACCACAGTGCACCGAAGTTCCCAAGTCGCAAGCGTCGTGGCGCGTGCACGTGCCATCTCTCTGATTGCCACGTCAGTTATGATGACGATAATCAGTGCTCTCTAGATCTGATGGCCAAGAATGGCAACGACCTCCCCATGTTCTCCTTTTCGAGTTAGAAAATCGTgccttttactttattttttttttccatttttccattttttcatttttttttctgaaatttaaaattttaataaactACTTATGGAGTCCTGAACTATTTCAAAGGTCAATTGTTTTGCCACTCATCTATTTCGAGTTATAAATTTATTCCTCAATAGTATAGCTGTCAATGTTGATGCACGCACCCAAATTCGCCCATTAATAAATAGATTTAGATATAAATTTTTGCTGAATCTAAATGAGTGACCATATTAAATCCATTTAATCGCGGAGTATTAAGTAGATGGATTTGGTTCACTCATTTAGACTCATTTTAGATTAAATATAGATTCAAACTCAACTACTAAGGGGTGCTGAGTTGGTAAATTTAAATGACTCGCCAATTTAAtaattaaattccaaatttacgAGAAATATTTATTGTTCTTCTCCTTTTCTGCGTCATTCCTCGTCCCTTCTTTTTCAAAGAGTCTTGCGAACTCTTCAAATGCAGCGTTAATCAACTTATCATATTAATAAATAAACTATTTTAAAATTATCGTAAAAGTGACATTATTTGAAACTTGTCATGGTCACCATTTTGGTTACTATGAGCAAATTTTGTTgtatttccttttttatttaggtaaaaatatttattcactaACTTGGTATGCTCTTAATTTTCTTTGTTACAAGGAATTACTTTTCTTGCCAAACAAAATGTAAGAGAAAAAAGGcaagtaaaattttaaattgacCATAAATGATTAATTTTCCATAAAATTTATTATTGAGGGATcaatttaagatttaaaatagaTGTGGGGTCAAAATTGATAATTAGAATAAGTAAAGTACTCCTCAAGGAATTTATCCGCCCAACAAAACCCCAAGAAAATGCTTAAAAAGTTAGTGGAAGAGAGAAGAGTATAGAGTTCGTGAAGTTTGTGTCTCTTGTGAGGTGTGACTCCCCAAGCTTATCATAATCAGCTCATTCCATTCCCCCCACCGGAAAACCCCATGGGAGAGGTATGCGTGTTTCAGCTCTCTTTCCTCTCCATCCAAATTTGATAGAAAGTATTGGAAAAAACCCATCATGATTTTGGATATTTTATGGTTGCCTGTAGGCCATTTCATTTCGTCATTGGAAAAGAGATATGCATGATTTTGGTTCTTTCTTGATTGTAGGAAGAGAAGAAGCCCGAGGAAAAGAAGCCAGAGGAAGCTAAGGTGGTAGAGGGAGACAAGAAGGATGAAGCACCAAAAGGTGATGAAAAGAAAGCGGCCGCCGAGGAATCCAAAGACAAAGACAGCCCGCCAGCTGCTGCTGCCCCTGTTCCTCCGCCGCCGCAAGAAATCATTTTACAAGTCTACATGCATTGTGAAGGATGTGCTCGAAAAGTTCGCAGATGCCTCAAAGGCTTTGATGGTGAAAGATCTTTCGgtttattcatataatttttttaattctaatgctttgaattttttttggttataaATTTATTGGTTTTTATCTTTTATAAATGTTTTGTAATGTTTATCAGGAGTGGAAGAAGTTGTGACTGATTGCAAGGCAAGTAAGGTGGTGGTGAAAGGTGATAAGGCAGATCCACTCAAGGTTTTGGAGAGGGTTCAGAGGAAGAGCCACCGCCAAGTGCAGCTTCTTTCTCCGATTCCGAAGCCGCGGCCACCGGAGGAAGCCAAGAAGGTTGAAGAGAAAGAAGTTCCTAAACctgaagagaaaaaagaagaggttttataaTTTCTTTCAACATCTTACCCCATTTTTTTGCTTtaaatatttcacatcaatactTTCCGCATTTTatcattttgattttatttttgaggGTAGGTGaactcatgttttttttttcttgtcaaacGATAACAGAGGTAAACTCATGTTTTTGGTGTTtcactttttcctcttttttttttttttagcttcctGTGATTACTGTAGTCTTGAAAGTTCACATGCATTGTGAGGCTTGTGCTCAAAAAATGAAGAGGCGTATACAGAAAATGCAaggtaattttcattttcttttatatttaaatttgCATTTGcgttttgtaattttttaaattgccCTGTATATCTGGTCTTTTTGTTTATGAAAATGCATTTCAATTATGCTTTTCTCTTACACTTTTCAGCTTTATTCAGAAAGTAGACACGTATAATAGTAGGAGTAGACACGTATTATCTAATCATgctcttttcccttttcagcTGTATTTGCAAAGTAGAGaataattttcatttctttttgaaTCTCCAAATTTAGAAATGTGTGTCAATATTTTTTATggtataatatttttttttaaacaacctTGAGTGGATTAAAATATTCAAATGCTCCGGATTTTGTTGAATTCCTTAGAATTGAAGTCAATCCGTAGTCTCTCTTaccttttcttttctagttTGTTGACAGTTTTTTTGGTTCAATGCTCTTAACAACGAGTCGAATCTTGTACTTTCTTGGATTCCATCCGTATCAATAATGAAAAGATCAATTATAATAatgaatttaatttaatttgatcCCATTAAAATTCTCCAATTATAGGAGTTGAAAGTGTACAGCCAGATCTAAACAGCTCCGAAGTGACTGTGAAAGGGGCATTCGAGCCACCTAAGCTGGTTGATCTTATTTACAAGGGGACAGATAAACATGCTGAAATTGTTAAGGTAGAACCTGAGAAAAAGGAGGAAGAGAAACCtaaggaaggaaaagaagaggCAAAAGCCGATGGTGGCGGCGAAAAGGGGAGCAAGAAAGGTGAAGATGATGGCAAAAAACCCGAAAAGGAAGACGGTGCACCGCCTCTGGCTGGCGGCAGCGTCGGTGAAGATCAGCCGCCGAAACAAGAAGCTGGACAAGAAGGAGGTGATcctaaattggaaatgaagaagaatgatTTCTACTATTATCATCCACAAAACCATCATCAGAATGATTTCTACTATTATCATCCACAGAACAATCAGCAGCTTCATCATCCAGCCTATGTTCAAGAATCTTATGGATATCCAGCGTATCCTCCACAGATGTTCAGTGATGAGAACCCTCATGCATGCTCTGTAATGTAAATGATGAGAAAGACGAGGGGTAAAATTGGGAGGGACGTTGCACATGGGGTTGGAATGTCCATGGCCCCCTTCATCCTTGACACCTTGATGTGCTCCACATGTGGCCCTGTCTGGGGTCCTTTAGCATAAACCTAATCTGCAGGGAAGCTGTAGAATTTTGTGAGGGCTTTGTACCATCTTGTTTTCTTTATTAGcagtactatatatatatatataaactctcTGTTACATActtgaaataaataattaacaTAAGACAATGgtatataattaatatatagTAAATGGTttaattcttgtacttgaatttcaTATTGTTCTTTCTTAGCTGGTATTATTAATGAAGTGGGTTTGTTAGAATTGTTTTTTGCTTTCTTGATTCTCTTGATGATGGTAGGTGGAAACTGCATTGTCTTCTATTGCACTGTATGGGTAAGTGGGGACTCTCAGTAAGGTATGGGCCATGTGTTAAATAAGTGACTGAGATGCTGCACCtttcattgcaatcatcaaCACCTCAAATCAGAAGGGTGGGTGGCAAATGGCAATGGCTTTAATTCCTTGAAAGCTACACTATGAATGGTCCTAATGTTGTGTTATGAGATTTTTGTCTCGCACATATGGATTTGGGATCAAAGTTTAGATTGCTTTTCAAAGTGTAAACGAGTCAGAATTCTGCTTTTTAACAGTTTTAAGGTGTTTCAAATGATAATGCATCTTCAACATATTAGCAAATATACGAGCGAAATTCCAATACCTAGGAGAAGGTTCGAGGATCGAACtaggaaaaagaaatgtaaaagtgcagagagagagagagagagagagagggttcGAGAGTTGAATCAGgaggaagaaatgcaaaaaatgCATAATATGGGTTCGAGAATCGAATCAGATATCAGCTTGACCTTCTTTGATTCGAATCAGATATCAGCTTGACCTTCAAAGAATAAAAAAGATCGCATGTGAAATTATCTGAGACTGGTCATATGTTATTGGCTAGTTCCAGTAAGTACTCTGTCTAGTGTCATCCCAAGCTGTCTTTTTTAGATCACTTACTTCAAGCTTTTggagaaattgaaaaaaagcGAAAACCAAGGTTTTCATGGTTCAcgcaaatggagaagatttatgACAAATGAAGGTAAACTGGATAAGAAGCGCAACCAGAAGATGTGGTGGCTAAACTAGGTGGTAGGTGAGATTTAACAAACTGTAGCGGCCAAGGTGAAACTTCTTCATCTGGGATATATTCCCTGTTTGACTGTCACATCGATATTGTTGGTGGCTACCTTTTTTATACCCGTGTCAAATTCTTTTGTTCCAACTGAATACTAACGGCTGTAGGGCTGGCTAATGTAGGTAGTGTGGAGGCAGCTAAATTCACCAGTAGCTTAACATTCTCTTGTTGATTTTTTTAATGATGCCATGCAAGGGGATTTTATATCTTGACATATTCAAACGATCAACGATTTTGTGGCACTaagtttaattttaattttaagggataattttaaaaacctctcctgaggtttctgacactttcaATGACCTCTtctgagattttaaaaattatactaaaCTCCCTTATCAGAAATTTGGACCCATTATTTACATAAGATATAGTGAAAGTACTATTTTGCCCTAAAACATTATACTTTAGTACAAATaaatatttgacaaaaaaaaaggttagggcactaaataaataagattaactaattaaaccaaaaaatgaTTATTTCATATCAGATTGGCAACCATAATTACAATTAAAAAATGGCATCACTTGCTATCCTAATTAAAATGGCGctatttttgtgattgataTCACTTGACAATTGTCAGGACAGACAGCCTTATATAGTCTGCATAGATAGATCTTATGAGCCagagaaatagaaaaattttctgaTTGACTTATTTTGTCGAATCTTGTGTTTAGACAAAACTAGTCATGCCTTTAATTGTTGATTTGTTGACTAAGAATTGTATGTTTTCTGCACCAATACTCTTACTTTCACTTCGTCAACTAAAATaaaggattaattttttttacccAAATTTAGATGCTTATACTAATAATTTAATAGCATTATGGAGTTAGTTGTGTCTTTTATATATAGTTGCAAATGACAAAAATTATGGCCATTACAATTTGCACTAGCTATGTACAGAGACCATTTTTGCTTCAAGTTATAGTTGCTACATCTTTTCAAATTTTACTTATATCCCTTGacttttattaattattttattctttagtAATACACCTTGAGGACAATTAGAAAAGGGCATATATGGAAGAAAATTATCATCTCACTCCTCAAAATACTTTTTAATAGTACTTTTtctgaattggactgatttgTTACCAAAACTTTAAGTTCAAGGGAGattagtgtaatttttgaaatctcaagggaggtcaGTGAAACTATcaaaaatctcaggggaggttttttaaattatccctaatttcaATTTCATATGTTATGTTTTCATACTTCTTTGATGCTCTATATGGTTATCTTTGGtgaattattttttgtttcttgcaaATTTAGAAAGGGTGCAATCACAAGGGAAACAGTGAAGTATTATAATCATGCCAGTACGTCCAAAATGAGTACTTGATGTCTTTAGCATTAAATTGGATTCCCCTTTGGCATTTTTTAGTCAGCGGCCGTAATCTGTGTCCTGAGTCGGTCACATGGTAATTTTGGCcctttgtactttttttttccctcaacaGTAGCTACCTAATTCTTGATTCATATGCCACAACTATTGTAAATCTCCTAACATGGCAGCCACGGCTTCTAGAAAAAAGATTGTTCTATTATTcgatatcaatcaagatttttGAATCTGGAAACAGAGGTTCGAAGTTATGGTTTAGGGATAATTCGAAAAtctttcttgaagtttttgacaaatttacctaGTTCTCttgaagtttcaaaaattacgCTTATTTCCCTTTAAGTTACtattttgataacaaaaattgTTTAATGGGCAAAATTTTAAATGAATAACTCAAAATACCCTCAAAAAATTGTGAAGTTCATTTTACTTTctcataaaattattaaaaaattggaACATATACAACATCATAAACTCGCATTAACGCTCATCTCCACTGTTCTAAACCTTCCATATTTTCACATCCCAAATTTGTACCACTATCTTCGTGACCACCATCACCATTAGTTCCTAAACTCTAAAACCTCAAtctaatcaaaagaaaaaacaacactattaagttaaaaaaaattcactaacTGCATTAATATAACACCCTATCCCTTAAACGTTGAAGTACTAACACCAACCTCGTCTTCTTAAACCTTCAACTAACATCTTTTTCTATTCATCTCTAGATCCTCCAAGCAATACTAAAATTAATTTGTAACATGTTTAAAATTATGTTTATGACATAATTGATTATTCTATGaatgaaccttttttttttgtttaatgtcTAATTGTGTGAAATGCATTCATATACACAAGATTAGGAGCCGattatttaattgcatgaaaAATATTGATATGTTAAGGTTATTATGGTCATTTATAAGACCAAGAAAGGTAAGTGTAATATTGAAAATCTTAAGAGTActaggtgaaattgtcagaaactaGGTTTTCGACATTATAACGAAAGTATTTTAACATTTGTAAGCCCTAGTAGCTACTTGTAGACTTACATATTAAAAACTATCCAAATTCACTTGTTCCAATCTCCACAACGTTCAACCTTTGGCTGTTTCTCCATAAacacaagaaagaaaagtataGTGATGTTAACTTTTGGTGTTACTTATTAGTGGAAAAAAGTATTAATCTTCTATCtactgatagtatatacactttcaccgttggatgcatgacacataatctgaatttaaatttgaatttcaaattttatatatgtatcGTACATCCAACCGTgttagtatatacactgtcagcgtatataaaattaactctTAAAATATATTTGTAGAGAGTTAGACTGCTTTTTCTTTTATGTATTTTCTGAAGGTTCCAACAATATTGTACTACTTTGTGCCCTAATTTAATAGCATGTCTTTACATCTATGTTATTCCTCTACGCTTTCGTTTTTCCTTTATGTTTTGTCCTTTGCCTTTTTAGATGCTGGTGCTTGGAAGAAGATATATACCAAGTTAAATTGAGACAGAAAGAGTAGGAAGGAGCCTTTTCTTCTATTATAAGTTATTCTTGTGCAGAAAACCtaaaagtatataaatacaaaaagcGAGTTGAGCATCTGCTTGGCTAAAAAATGCCCGTAACATAAAGTTTCCATTCCCGCATATCCTTTAAATCAATGTGTGCAATGAATTCGTTGCTTCGTGACACAATCAGAGTTTTGTCTGATCCAATTACATATGCATTCTTCGTTCGCGTAATTCATCCTATTAATTCCCGGAGAGATTCTACTATTTGGCTAGTTAGGACGAATGAGTAGCCGTGAAGCATGCTCCGGAGTGAGTATTAACGAGTGGTTACACGCTAGAGAGTTGAATTAAGGACTCCCCGGAGCATATGAGaacaacaagaaaaagaaagaaagaatcaaGTGATGCATCTTCAGTGCATGTCCGGGATGGTCAATGCGTTGTGCATTACCCCTTGCTTTAAGCATAATACCTAACTCTTCGACCAAAAAAGCTTTTGAACAAGTTTGGAATGCCATAAAAGACGAAAACTCGGATCACTTCTCTATCCCATTGGGGGTATACCGTATATGTGTGACGACTAGACAGGTTTGATCTCGGTTGATTATTTTACCTGATTGTAGATTTTGATTATGATTAATCATATTTTGGGATTTTCTCATTTGTTTTTGTActtagattttagattttttttaatctataaTCAACAAAATAGTAGCTTTTGCTGATTCTGATTATTCTCTATAATCACTTTCTATAATCagattttacaaaatctaaaTCGAACGAGAACAAGGCCGTCATCTTCTTGTTGATCATTAGGGATGTTCTTAGTTTGGTTTTTTTGAGTATTGCCACAAAGTGCGAAGGCTTTCATATGACATGTCATCACGACACAACATGGCAGACAAAGCAAGGGAGGAAGTTACAAAATCAAGTTGGCCTGCTCATATGCCGTTGCTTATTACAAGTATCATTCATTACGTGTCATGGTTGTTCGAGTGTCTTGAAGATCGTAGATGGTTGATTGaaattactagaaaagaagttaAAGAAAAGTACAAGTAAATTCTAAAATTTCACATAAAAAGAATTCCAATTCAAAAAATTTACACCAATTATTGATCTCATTGAAGCTGTTAATGTCTTCCCTTTGAGCTTTATTTAAGTCGATTTGGTTCCGTTTCCGTTGTGGACCAAACATTTCTTTTGAACAACCCTACTTATTATTTACCATGTCGGTGCCTGAAAGTCACAAGTCGGCATCAATGAATGGAGAAGTGCATATTTTAACAAATGTAGTTTTTACGATACCTTTTGGTGATGAAGTAAATTTCACTTTGCTTGCTATTCTTGTGGAGTATTATTATTAATTGTAAGTATctatttggttgattttttttttttttgtgtgtgtggtGGCCTTATACTTTCTTGGTGGTGAATGAAACAGATGATGCATTAGGTGCTTTGTCATAGTCCTTAGACATTTTTTTGGGTCGTGACTGGtgaggaaattttttttaatgcatGTTTGACAAGTGATTTTGAAGTATTATTTACGAAACTTTACCTCTCCCATCACACAAATATTTGAGGAATATATTTTGATTTCATCATCCTTCTCCCATCAGTCCATCTTTATTTACCTCTTCTAATTTGAGGTAACTTTTTAAAATAATTGTTTTGACACTGCTCTGCCATGGAACCCCTTTTatcggggaaaaaaaaagaagcaaacacACAACCACCTAATATACCACTGTAAGTTCAGCTTTCATATgtagtttattttccttttcgGTCAGTAAAATTAACTTAATTTATAAATTGGATGAAAGATTGGTTGGTCAGTAAAATTAACTTAATTTATAAATTGGATGAAAGATTGGTTGGACGGTACAGAGGAGGAAAGGGAGTGCAAACGAGAAATTCGATTCGAGACATTCGATTTATccgttaaataaaaaaataactttGTTTATACATAGAGAATGGAAacatctttttcattttcaaggaACATTTTCAAGGAACAATATCTTTTAGGCCCAAATTGATATTCGAAAACGAAAACAAATTCATGTGACCGGCAGCCAATCGAGGGATGCACATGAGGTCAACAGACCTGGCCCAATTCTGATAGTTTGAGCTTAATATTTGGGTCCCATAGCTTAATCCGTTTTGGACCTATTGGGAAAAGTTTACACTAAAGCACATGGGTTATATTTTAGGTTTAGAAATACTAAATGAGGTAGCAATTAGCACGTGGAGGTTTAACCTTAAGTATATTCTTAGAAGACTAAACAATTGAGTTGAGACACATTCTAGCTAAACTAAACTTTTATtattatctctctctctcttaaccCTAGAGTTAATTTAGACCCTCCAAGCATTTGAAAGCTACTTAATTTTCTATACCTTTATTCACCTGCTCCCAACTTTAAATTTTATACACATTCATCCACTGTTTATAATCCAAATGTATCAAGTGCTAGCTGTTATATATGCGTTTTTGTTATCAAGTGCTAGGGTTTCCTGACCATAGGCTTCCGGACTATGTGTGGGAGATTATTATAGCCAAAAGTGAATGATCCATTTATCCTTGCACCTGAGGAACTTCAGTCTATTCCTCAATAGATTCATACCTGGTTGAAAGGCAAATATATATTGCCAAATATTCTGTCAGAAAGTGGAGGTGCAAAATAAAGCAGGGTTTTTTGTTAGGAGAGAAGTTACATTAACCATCCATTTATCCTTACCGTGAGGAACTTCAGTCTGCTCCTCCACGGATTCGTGCCCAGTTAAAGGGCAAACCTAAATTGCCAAACAACCTGAAGTATTCTGTCGGGAAGTGGAGGCGCAAAATTGTGCAAATTTGTAAGACGGTTCTAATCTACCCAGCAGATCAGCAACAAAAGACACTAGCTACAGCAGCTAATAAATCTATTGATAGGAAAAATACCACCAGCAGTCATATGTCTCCTTGACTATGAAGATACACCTGAGTCCATCTCCATGACAAATCTAATTTACGCACATTACACAAACCGGATAAGAACAAATTTTGTTAGTTTTCAATGGAAAGTGCTTATCAATTTTTGTTGGGTGTTACCGTTGTAGTGGATGAGACATTGTTGGGTGTTACCAGCCTAGGTATGGCAGGAGGGAGTGGTTTGCTTAGAGATGATGGTTAAGGCAAGTGGAGTTTTGGCTTTGTAATTAATATTGAATTGTCATCCAATCTTTGATGGAATTAAACTAAGctattctatttatttatttcccaATTCTTTGAGTTTCTTGTTTTGGTGTcttgtttatttaattttcaTATTAGTTTAGTAAATCTCAAATCACTTCTAAATAAATTTTGGTTTACAATTGTATTTgtttagg encodes:
- the LOC140006003 gene encoding uncharacterized protein, which codes for MGEEEKKPEEKKPEEAKVVEGDKKDEAPKGDEKKAAAEESKDKDSPPAAAAPVPPPPQEIILQVYMHCEGCARKVRRCLKGFDGVEEVVTDCKASKVVVKGDKADPLKVLERVQRKSHRQVQLLSPIPKPRPPEEAKKVEEKEVPKPEEKKEELPVITVVLKVHMHCEACAQKMKRRIQKMQGVESVQPDLNSSEVTVKGAFEPPKLVDLIYKGTDKHAEIVKVEPEKKEEEKPKEGKEEAKADGGGEKGSKKGEDDGKKPEKEDGAPPLAGGSVGEDQPPKQEAGQEGGDPKLEMKKNDFYYYHPQNHHQNDFYYYHPQNNQQLHHPAYVQESYGYPAYPPQMFSDENPHACSVM